The Setaria viridis chromosome 2, Setaria_viridis_v4.0, whole genome shotgun sequence DNA window CCTGTTGCAAAAATAACATTGCCACGAAGAGTACCTTATGGATTTCATGGAACTTTCATCCATAGATAACCAAACCATTCATGTCATGGAACTCTTTGGACagtaaagaaaacaaaaacaaaaaaaactacgCAGTTTAAAATTCAGTTCCTAAAACAAACATAGATTTGCAAGTATCATAGTTTTGGCTCTACAAAGGTTAGTGCGCAGTCACATCCCTGTAGTTGAACAGTTCGTACATTTTCCCCATGTCAGTATTTTGTTTGTGGTGGCACCTGCAACATTGTACATTTAAATTGAACACTTGTTGCACAAGTAAAATAAATTGTATTCAGCTAGCATGAGCATTTGGCTTGCAGTTATAGCTGTCAGTTATAATCAATTTCCCTTGAGAATTAGCATGATTATTCTGGCAGTAGCTTGAAAGATTATGTACTAAATATCTAATTCAATACAACTGACATGCAGAACAACATCAGTTTCTGCTGAAAACATGAATTTACTGTTCCAAAATactttgaaaaaagaaaactacTTCAGCTGAGCCTGCTGAAGACTACAGACAAGTGAAATTTAGGACTTGAAGAAATGTTAGCATCACACAATGTTATGGGCTGACACCAGCTGGACATCCATCTGCCGGACCAGCCAAGCAAGTTATTTGTATCTCAAAGTTAGTAGTTAATCTTCCATTATCTCAAGGTTAGGATTGAGTTTGTAAATTGAGGGATTAGATTAACTACTTAAAGTTTGTTAGGGGCGGCTGTAAAGTCAGACAATCAGCTCATTGGGAATTGAGAAAGATGAATCCAGGTTACACCACTCATATACAAAACCCCTCTCATGTTTCTCTCCCTGTACACACATCTTCCtctgttttcttccttgccacaAGCTTCCTTGTACCTCTTAATGATCCAGTTGATATAATCTACTTCTCCAATTCCTACTCTAGCTACCCTTCATAAGCTCAATCCATAAACATAATAATTCAAGCGCTGTATTGAAATCATCGGAATTCTTCAGTTATAATAATGTGCTATGAAATATTCAATTTGTGAAGGCAATATGAATTTATGAAGTGTAATGTCTGGCTATTAAACATTAGAAGAGACTTCTGTTTTTCGGTCGCAGCAATGACAGCACTCAATAAAGGGATAAAAGGGCCAATTGCATTCATACCACTCTTGAGAGATACTTTTGACCTTTTGTTTGTACCATCAGAGTAGTGAATGATATGTAGGGTCTAATAGTCATTGAGAAACTAATGGCATAGACGAAAAGTGCAACTCAAATGGTGGTGTAGATGCAAATATTACAAGGAACTAAATGACGAAACCCAAATAATTCATGTTCACAGCTTGCTATTGACAAACAGGACACATAATCACAAAATGCAGATATTATCTCAAAGGTACCTTTGAAGCCACCAAAATATTACTGTAAATCCTCGTTATCAAATAAGCatatatgaaaaataatgatTTGCAAGGTTACCTCTCTTCAAAGATTTCAATACTAAAATTATTTGACATTGAATGAACTTTTACAACTACAACCCCCAATTGCACTTGGATTTGCTGATACCTACATATGCACAAAGAAAATACATTACTGAGAACGGGCCAATGAACTTTAAGTGGCATTAATGTAGAAGTTCCAAAAAATGGTAAGAATGGCCCTCAATGTGGCATTGATTCCAAAAACTGAGACAGGAAATTACTGCTGGGAAGTAGAAATCTTGGTGGGTACCGGTACCAAAAATAATGATGCCATAGAGAAAATGCCATTctaaatactttttttttcttttagactCAACTTGCTGTTTACATATACCTTAAGCAGATAATTGTTGAAACTTTGAAAGTTAAATGGTAGAAAAACATAAAAAGCTTCTTCGATTAAATACTTCACTCTACAGTATTCAAGACAAATCTGCCATAAGCTCAAAAAGGTGCCTTGAAATCCTTGCTTAAACAGAAATGTTCATAAGTTGAATAGAAGAGATAGTGAAGTTTAAAACTAACAAGGAATGCTGCACGAATAAGTTCCTCAACATAATCCACGGTTGCACCTTTCACAAACTCATACGAGACATTGTCAACCACCAACTTAGCACCATCTTTCTCAAAGACCCTGTAatggaattaaaaaaaacaatgagATGTGCTATTATATAATGGTAATACTTATGGAAAGTTAGGCTTCATGATTTCCATGAAAGCAATGCAGGTATTGGTCACCTCATATTTACAGAATCCTTAAAAGAAGCGATGACAAAAGAAAGGTCAAAGAGAGGGGGAAACATATCCAACTAACCTATCATCTGCATTTGTCTTGTCATCGGGTAAGAAGGCGAACTGGAACCCAGAACAACCACCAGCTTCAACACATAGTCTCAACATCTTACCTTTGTTGCATGGTTCTTTAGTGTGCAACTCTTTCAGTCTCTTCAAAGAACAAATCACCCAAATAAACATTAAGCATGACAACCAACTGAACAAATATGCATAAGAAGCAACAAACAGTACCAAAACTGACACTTCTTTTTCTTGTCGAATTATAACTATTTGCTATTTTCAGTGGAACTAAATATTCTTTTCTCCATTTTAATCCACTAATGATAAGATAACCGGAACCGAATTTACTATTCTTACTAGATTGATAAGGCAAAGAAGTAATGGTTTGATAATCACGGGCAGAAAATCATCTTCCTGTGCATCCCCTTTTATGGGTTCAAAAGGAGTATTAGTCCTAGGCATTGCAACAAAGAACAAAAAGGGTGCTTTCCTTAGCTGCAACGGTACATAAATGTAAAAATCTTAGGGGCTGTAGAGATTCTGTGGATGCACAAAATCTGTGGATGCACAAGCTACATTCTTTTGTTTTCCCAGGTTTACAGACTAATGATAACGTTGTCGCAAACCTCAAAACAACCGCCCCCAAAATCGCTGTAGAGATTCTATTTCCAGCGAAATGTGCATTAGTTAACGGAGGAAGGAATTGAGCGGCGGGGAGCAACCTACTCGGATGCGATTCTCCGTCATAACGACGGCCTCCGGCTCCGCCGACGACGTTGTctcagcggcggcggtgacgacgGAGGAGAAGGCGAGAAGGCGGTGATTGGCGCGGATGCGGCCGTTAAGCAGAGGCGCAATGCGGCGGAGGAGTGGGGGGCCcgccgacgccatcgccgccctAAGTCTGGGGTTCCGTCACCGGCGGCGAGATGCGGGGGAACGCGAGGCGGGGTGCGAGAGTGGGACCCACGAGCAGCCTCCCTGGGACCGCGCCCTCTCTGATTTCTGAATAAATTTATTTtggtattttattttccttcgcCGAGGTGCGAATACTTTTTTGATCAGAAATACAAATTCAGATACATTTATTTTAAAtcatttttatattttaatACGAATATCTAAATTTTTGTATAGATTGACATATGAGTTTGCAACCGCTAGGAACACTTAATTTATATACATCTTTTCATATATGATAACATATTTTTACTTATGTTAGTATTTAAAATGTTATATTAGTATGGACCAAGTAGTCCATATAGATGGGCTCCACAGAAAGTAGTTTTAGTTATTAGTATTGGCACAACGTTAAAAGTAAAAGAAGGTAGTAAGTTGGATCCCACGATTGAGCCCACAAGCCAATG harbors:
- the LOC117845254 gene encoding iron-sulfur assembly protein IscA-like 2, mitochondrial isoform X2, which produces MASAGPPLLRRIAPLLNGRIRANHRLLAFSSVVTAAAETTSSAEPEAVVMTENRIRRLKELHTKEPCNKGKMLRLCVEAGGCSGFQFAFLPDDKTNADDRVFEKDGAKLVVDNVSYEFVKGATVDYVEELIRAAFLVSANPSAIGGCSCKSSFNVK
- the LOC117845254 gene encoding iron-sulfur assembly protein IscA-like 2, mitochondrial isoform X1; the encoded protein is MASAGPPLLRRIAPLLNGRIRANHRLLAFSSVVTAAAETTSSAEPEAVVMTENRIRRLKELHTKEPCNKGKMLRLCVEAGGCSGFQFAFLPDDKTNADDRVFEKDGAKLVVDNVSYEFVKGATVDYVEELIRAAFLVSFKLHYLFYSTYEHFCLSKDFKAPF